From a region of the Tenggerimyces flavus genome:
- a CDS encoding fasciclin domain-containing protein — protein MKTIRSRFRFGVMFAGVGLLAMVGAACGNTAEPTTQNEPAPTTSASSEAPDAMGAGMVGAGCAGYADQVPTGPGSVEGMAKDPVAVAASNNPLLKTLVSAVSGKLNPKVNLVDTLNGAEFTVFAPVDDAFAKIDAKTIETLKTDDKMLSKILTYHVVAGQLAPDAVVGDQKTVEGGTVKVTGTGDDLKVNDASVICGGVKTANATVYLIDTVLTPPADSGAMGAGMVGSGCAGYADQVPTGPGSVEGMAKDPVAVAASNNPLLKTLVSAVSGKLNPKVNLVDTLNGAEFTVFAPVDDAFAKIDAKTIETLKTDDKMLSKILTYHVIAGQLAPDAVVGDQKTVQGGTVTVTGSGDALKVNDASVICGGVKTANATVYLIDTVLMPM, from the coding sequence ATGAAGACCATCCGATCTCGATTCCGCTTCGGCGTGATGTTCGCCGGTGTGGGGCTGCTGGCCATGGTGGGTGCGGCCTGTGGCAACACCGCCGAGCCCACGACGCAGAACGAGCCCGCCCCCACGACGAGTGCGTCTTCTGAGGCGCCGGACGCGATGGGCGCCGGCATGGTCGGTGCCGGGTGCGCCGGCTACGCCGACCAGGTCCCCACCGGACCTGGTTCGGTCGAAGGCATGGCCAAGGACCCGGTCGCGGTCGCCGCCAGCAACAACCCGCTGCTGAAGACCCTGGTGTCGGCGGTGTCGGGGAAGCTGAACCCGAAGGTCAACCTCGTCGACACCCTCAACGGGGCCGAGTTCACCGTCTTCGCCCCGGTCGACGACGCGTTCGCCAAGATCGACGCCAAGACCATCGAGACGTTGAAGACCGACGACAAGATGTTGTCGAAGATCCTCACCTACCACGTCGTGGCCGGGCAGCTCGCCCCCGACGCCGTGGTCGGCGACCAGAAGACCGTCGAAGGTGGCACCGTCAAGGTCACCGGTACCGGTGACGACCTCAAGGTCAACGACGCTTCGGTCATCTGCGGCGGAGTGAAGACCGCCAACGCCACCGTCTACCTCATCGACACCGTCCTCACACCCCCCGCCGACAGCGGCGCGATGGGCGCGGGCATGGTCGGCTCCGGGTGCGCCGGCTACGCCGACCAGGTCCCCACCGGCCCCGGCTCGGTCGAAGGCATGGCCAAGGACCCCGTCGCCGTCGCCGCCAGCAACAACCCGCTCCTGAAGACCCTCGTCTCCGCCGTCTCCGGCAAGCTGAACCCGAAGGTCAACCTCGTCGACACCCTCAACGGCGCCGAGTTCACCGTCTTCGCCCCCGTCGACGACGCCTTCGCCAAGATCGACGCCAAGACCATCGAGACGCTGAAGACCGACGACAAGATGTTGTCGAAGATCCTCACCTACCACGTCATCGCCGGGCAGCTCGCCCCCGACGCCGTGGTCGGCGACCAGAAGACCGTCCAAGGCGGCACCGTCACCGTCACCGGCTCCGGCGACGCCCTCAAGGTCAACGACGCTTCGGTCATCTGCGGCGGCGTCAAAACCGCCAACGCCACCGTCTACCTCATCGACACCGTCCTGATGCCGATGTAG
- a CDS encoding redoxin domain-containing protein, whose translation MLPIIFFAGTAGKEENQPDKQAGKADGSPGKAGRHSRTDAAGGVLVDEVVEAAPKKAKRDFRPLRIIAGIVVSFSVFTLLGSVILSFLGLPDSFLRWAGLTVLVLVGLGLIFPALGHLIEKPFYRLPKVTRNANGAFVLGLGLGTLYVPCAGPVLAAITVAGATGQIGWRTVVLTVSFAVGAALPLLVFAAAGSRIARRVKAYRDHARGFRIGGGIVMILLAIALGFGVTDLLQKALPNYTGGLEKKVAESDTVQGVLAPAIGEGGEELAKCTPGAAELASCGAAPEFRGTQRWFNTPDNQPATVAGLKGKVVLVDFWAYSCINCQRATPHLLAWDQTYGPLGLQIVGIHSPEFAFEKDPGNVAAAIRKEKIGYPVGQDNNLSTWTDYRNRYWPAKYLIDAQGIVRAIKFGEGDYGQVENQFRQLLKDANPEVKLPDPVDGTVKADNPGAKGTTPETFLSYARATNYQGTGTLTPDDGRVFGLNPNQPNDTFSLGGTWAVDSQHLTATTNAQVRLNFNAAKVYHVLSGQGTVTIKIPGKPDKTINVKGTPNAYQLLDQPNAERNTMTLTYSPGISAYTFSFG comes from the coding sequence ATGTTGCCGATCATCTTCTTTGCGGGTACGGCCGGCAAAGAAGAGAACCAACCCGACAAGCAGGCCGGCAAGGCGGATGGCTCGCCGGGCAAGGCGGGACGGCATAGCCGCACCGACGCTGCCGGTGGGGTGTTGGTGGATGAGGTTGTCGAGGCAGCGCCGAAGAAGGCGAAGCGGGATTTTCGGCCGTTGCGGATCATCGCGGGGATCGTGGTGAGTTTCAGTGTGTTCACGTTGTTGGGTTCGGTGATCTTGTCGTTCCTGGGCCTGCCGGACAGCTTCCTACGCTGGGCCGGGCTGACCGTGCTGGTGCTGGTCGGTCTGGGCCTGATCTTCCCGGCGTTGGGGCATCTGATCGAGAAGCCGTTCTACCGGCTCCCGAAAGTCACCCGCAACGCCAACGGCGCGTTCGTCCTCGGCCTCGGCCTCGGCACGTTGTATGTGCCGTGTGCCGGCCCGGTGTTGGCCGCGATCACCGTCGCCGGTGCGACGGGGCAGATCGGCTGGCGCACCGTCGTGTTGACGGTGTCGTTCGCGGTCGGTGCGGCGCTGCCGCTGCTGGTGTTCGCCGCCGCCGGCTCGAGGATCGCACGCAGGGTGAAGGCGTACCGCGACCACGCCCGCGGGTTCCGGATCGGCGGCGGGATCGTGATGATCCTCCTCGCCATCGCGCTGGGGTTCGGTGTGACCGATCTGCTGCAGAAAGCGTTGCCGAACTACACCGGCGGGTTGGAGAAGAAGGTCGCCGAGTCCGACACCGTCCAAGGCGTCCTCGCCCCCGCCATCGGTGAGGGCGGGGAAGAGTTGGCGAAGTGCACGCCGGGGGCGGCGGAGTTGGCGTCGTGTGGGGCGGCGCCGGAGTTCCGCGGCACCCAGCGATGGTTCAACACCCCCGACAACCAGCCCGCGACGGTGGCGGGGTTGAAGGGGAAAGTGGTGTTGGTCGACTTCTGGGCCTACTCCTGCATCAACTGTCAACGCGCCACCCCCCACCTGTTGGCGTGGGACCAGACGTACGGGCCGTTGGGGTTGCAGATCGTGGGGATCCACTCCCCGGAGTTCGCGTTCGAAAAGGACCCCGGGAATGTGGCGGCGGCGATCCGGAAGGAGAAGATCGGCTACCCCGTCGGGCAGGACAACAACCTGTCCACGTGGACCGACTACCGCAACCGGTACTGGCCCGCGAAATATCTCATCGACGCCCAAGGGATTGTGCGGGCGATCAAGTTCGGCGAAGGCGACTACGGACAAGTCGAAAACCAGTTCCGCCAACTCCTGAAAGACGCCAACCCCGAGGTGAAGCTCCCCGACCCGGTCGACGGGACCGTCAAAGCCGACAACCCCGGCGCCAAAGGCACCACCCCCGAAACGTTCCTGTCCTACGCCCGCGCCACCAACTACCAAGGCACCGGGACACTCACCCCCGACGACGGACGGGTGTTCGGGCTCAACCCCAACCAGCCCAACGACACCTTCAGCCTCGGCGGGACCTGGGCCGTCGACTCCCAACACCTCACCGCCACCACCAACGCCCAAGTACGACTCAACTTCAACGCCGCGAAGGTCTACCACGTCCTGTCCGGCCAAGGCACCGTCACCATCAAGATCCCCGGTAAGCCGGACAAGACCATCAACGTCAAAGGCACCCCCAACGCCTACCAACTCCTCGACCAACCCAACGCCGAGCGCAACACCATGACCCTCACCTACAGCCCAGGCATCTCCGCCTACACCTTCAGCTTCGGCTGA
- a CDS encoding CsbD family protein encodes MSESDKLDHKKDEVVGQAKETLGKVTDNEELEAEGRGEQAKSKLQQAGDKLSDAADKAGDAVKDALSRDDKK; translated from the coding sequence ATGAGCGAGAGCGACAAGCTGGATCACAAGAAGGACGAAGTCGTAGGCCAGGCCAAGGAAACTCTCGGCAAGGTCACCGACAACGAAGAGCTCGAGGCCGAAGGTCGCGGCGAGCAGGCGAAGTCCAAGCTGCAGCAGGCCGGCGACAAGCTGAGCGATGCCGCCGACAAGGCTGGCGACGCGGTCAAGGACGCGCTCAGTCGGGACGACAAGAAGTAG
- a CDS encoding LapA family protein: protein MDQRPRQPSSEEPPATKDVPETSAPVAVPVEPASAEVEAPKHAAPSPEAPRPGAKETLRSRTGGLWVVLIAATVVLILLLVFVLQNQQKVQISFLAAEGSLPLGVALLFAAIAGVLIVAIPGTGRILQLRRRARRKL, encoded by the coding sequence ATGGACCAGCGACCGCGTCAGCCGTCCAGCGAAGAGCCGCCGGCCACCAAGGACGTCCCGGAGACGTCTGCTCCCGTCGCGGTTCCCGTCGAACCGGCGAGCGCTGAGGTCGAGGCCCCGAAGCACGCAGCGCCGAGTCCCGAAGCGCCGAGGCCGGGAGCCAAGGAGACGCTCCGGTCCCGTACGGGTGGGTTGTGGGTCGTGTTGATCGCCGCGACTGTCGTGCTGATTCTGCTGCTGGTGTTCGTGTTGCAGAACCAGCAGAAGGTCCAGATCTCGTTCCTCGCCGCGGAGGGGTCGCTCCCGCTGGGGGTCGCCTTGCTGTTCGCCGCGATCGCCGGCGTGCTCATCGTCGCCATTCCTGGCACCGGCCGCATCCTGCAGCTCCGCCGTAGGGCTCGCCGGAAGCTTTAG
- a CDS encoding cobalamin-dependent protein (Presence of a B(12) (cobalamin)-binding domain implies dependence on cobalamin itself, in one of its several forms, or in some unusual lineages, dependence on a cobalamin-like analog.): protein MTDSAPSIDLTEAARRLGVHYMTAYRYVRLGRLAATRSRGRWWISPDDLANVTPGPVRTRSRRRTNDVPRRGHPSRVYASRLEDRLVAGDEPGAWAVVQAALASGADPTQVVLHTIGPAMRAIGDGWESGRLSVFDEHRATAVAVRVLGRLGPLFRRPGRPGGTVLLAGVAGDPHALPVALTADVLRGAGFAVIDLGSNTPVEAVVDAVVATPALVAVGVSVSADGHATAARRTAAAVRRARPGTPVAMGGPAVPDLATARSLGADLWAADAGQFATVLRELT from the coding sequence GTGACTGACAGTGCTCCGTCGATCGACCTGACCGAGGCAGCTCGGCGGCTCGGCGTGCATTACATGACCGCCTATCGGTACGTGCGGCTCGGGCGGCTGGCCGCGACCCGTAGCCGCGGGCGGTGGTGGATCAGCCCCGACGACCTCGCCAACGTCACACCGGGTCCGGTGCGGACACGCTCGCGGCGCCGTACCAACGACGTACCGCGTCGTGGGCATCCGTCGCGGGTCTACGCGAGTCGGTTGGAGGATCGGCTGGTCGCTGGCGACGAGCCGGGCGCGTGGGCGGTCGTCCAAGCAGCGTTGGCCAGTGGTGCCGATCCGACCCAGGTCGTCCTGCACACGATCGGCCCGGCCATGCGGGCGATCGGGGACGGCTGGGAGAGCGGCCGGTTGTCGGTGTTCGACGAACATCGCGCCACCGCGGTCGCCGTACGGGTGTTGGGACGCCTCGGCCCGTTGTTCCGCCGGCCAGGGCGTCCCGGCGGAACGGTGCTGCTCGCGGGGGTGGCCGGGGATCCGCACGCGCTGCCGGTGGCGTTGACGGCAGATGTCCTGCGTGGGGCGGGTTTCGCGGTGATCGATCTCGGCTCGAACACGCCGGTCGAAGCGGTGGTCGACGCGGTCGTCGCCACCCCCGCGCTGGTGGCTGTCGGGGTGTCCGTGAGTGCCGACGGGCACGCCACCGCGGCCCGCCGTACCGCTGCCGCCGTCCGCCGGGCACGGCCCGGCACTCCGGTGGCGATGGGCGGACCCGCGGTCCCCGATCTGGCCACCGCCCGATCCCTGGGTGCCGACCTGTGGGCGGCGGACGCCGGACAGTTCGCCACCGTGCTGAGGGAGCTCACGTGA
- a CDS encoding polyprenyl synthetase family protein produces MATVHAGSLHGSPAEGGVTAFVGAVRAHLHDLIDTEAARCQLGEVGGLFAELRTALDGGKGLRPAFCHAGYVAAAGRSAGALDGDLVRAGAALELLHTFALIHDDVMDGSPLRRGRPSVHAALAATHREHGWRGEVRRVSEGMAVLVGDVAFTLAHRLAAEFRPAASRIWHRLCGDLMIGQYLDLHGSATGNPTVDHAAAVAVLKSAHYTVLGPLRLGYALSGSPTFPDGLSQYGLLLGEAFQLRDDLLGVFGDSAETGKPVGEDLRNGKPTRLLAIATERATGALEQRILKRVGDPELSDDDVDELVEVVESTGAQAEVEYLISQAVRRSVTALEDSALHPDAVPALTKLAYQTAWRSR; encoded by the coding sequence ATGGCGACGGTCCACGCAGGTTCTCTCCACGGCTCGCCGGCCGAGGGCGGAGTCACCGCCTTCGTCGGCGCGGTACGGGCGCACCTGCACGACCTGATCGACACCGAAGCGGCCCGCTGTCAGCTCGGTGAGGTCGGTGGCCTGTTCGCAGAGCTCCGCACCGCCCTGGACGGCGGGAAGGGACTCCGGCCGGCGTTCTGTCACGCCGGCTACGTCGCGGCTGCTGGCCGGTCGGCCGGCGCGCTCGATGGGGACTTGGTACGGGCCGGGGCCGCGTTGGAGCTCCTCCACACGTTCGCGTTGATCCACGACGACGTGATGGACGGGTCACCGCTCCGACGCGGGCGTCCCTCTGTCCATGCGGCCCTCGCGGCGACCCATCGCGAGCACGGTTGGCGCGGCGAGGTGCGGCGGGTGTCGGAGGGGATGGCAGTGCTCGTCGGGGACGTCGCGTTCACGCTGGCGCACCGGCTGGCCGCCGAGTTCCGGCCGGCAGCGAGCCGGATCTGGCACCGGCTCTGCGGCGACCTGATGATCGGTCAGTACCTCGACCTGCACGGCAGCGCCACCGGCAACCCGACCGTCGACCATGCCGCGGCGGTCGCCGTTCTCAAGTCCGCCCACTACACCGTTCTCGGTCCGCTGCGGCTCGGGTACGCGCTGTCCGGGAGTCCGACGTTCCCGGACGGCCTGAGTCAGTACGGGCTGCTGCTCGGGGAGGCGTTCCAGCTCCGGGACGACCTGCTCGGCGTGTTCGGCGATTCCGCCGAGACGGGCAAGCCCGTCGGCGAGGACCTGCGGAACGGCAAGCCCACCAGGTTGTTGGCAATCGCCACGGAACGCGCCACAGGAGCGCTGGAGCAGCGGATCCTCAAGCGGGTGGGCGATCCGGAGCTCAGCGACGACGACGTCGATGAGCTCGTCGAGGTCGTGGAGTCCACCGGCGCTCAAGCCGAGGTGGAATACCTCATCTCCCAGGCGGTGCGGCGATCGGTAACAGCGCTTGAGGATTCGGCCCTTCATCCCGACGCGGTGCCGGCGTTGACCAAGCTGGCCTACCAGACCGCCTGGCGGTCCCGGTGA
- a CDS encoding SRPBCC family protein — protein MGTEQSIEVEVPVTTAYNQWTQFEDFPHFMSGVESISQLDDQRNHWVTNIAGVRREFDTRITEQVPDERVAWTTESGSPRQSGVVTFHRISPTQTKVMVQLDLEPENLAEKIGDKVGIIDAQIKADLGKFKTFIEARGAETGAWRGDVDRPTP, from the coding sequence ATGGGTACCGAACAGTCGATCGAGGTCGAGGTTCCGGTCACGACCGCCTACAACCAGTGGACTCAGTTCGAGGACTTCCCGCACTTCATGTCGGGGGTGGAGTCGATCAGCCAGCTCGACGACCAGCGCAACCACTGGGTCACCAACATCGCCGGTGTACGCCGCGAGTTCGACACCCGCATCACCGAACAGGTCCCGGACGAACGCGTCGCGTGGACCACCGAGAGCGGCTCGCCCCGCCAGTCCGGCGTGGTCACGTTCCACCGCATCTCGCCCACGCAGACCAAGGTGATGGTGCAACTCGACCTCGAGCCCGAGAACCTCGCCGAGAAGATCGGCGACAAGGTGGGCATCATCGACGCCCAGATCAAGGCGGACCTTGGCAAGTTCAAGACGTTCATCGAAGCACGCGGCGCCGAGACCGGCGCCTGGCGCGGCGACGTCGACCGACCCACGCCATAG
- a CDS encoding CGNR zinc finger domain-containing protein yields the protein MQELDARIDAQGPSVGGALCLDFANTVEPRGGTPDTDLSTVPDLRDDLNDGYDLVAWGFRQGLYDRPRAAELWHLVESTDLLSRALTLRDAVYRVFTSLVVGTAPAAGDVAVLRTSSAEALAAATWQPRVGGLDLSWPDPDPGVVLGQVGLSALDLLRDPASARIKLCPGFGRGGTSCGWLFLDTTKNRSRRWCSMSDCGNVSKSQRQSRRRQDQRASR from the coding sequence GTGCAGGAACTGGACGCGCGCATCGACGCGCAGGGACCAAGCGTCGGCGGCGCGCTCTGCCTCGACTTCGCCAACACGGTCGAGCCGAGGGGCGGCACTCCGGACACCGACCTGTCGACGGTTCCCGACCTCCGGGACGACCTGAACGACGGCTACGACCTGGTCGCCTGGGGTTTCCGTCAGGGGCTCTACGACCGGCCACGCGCCGCGGAGCTGTGGCACCTGGTCGAGTCCACCGACCTGCTGAGCCGAGCCCTGACCCTCCGTGATGCGGTCTACCGGGTCTTCACCTCGCTCGTCGTCGGCACCGCACCTGCTGCCGGCGATGTCGCCGTGCTTCGAACAAGCAGCGCGGAGGCGTTGGCGGCCGCTACCTGGCAGCCTCGCGTCGGCGGCCTCGACCTCAGCTGGCCCGACCCGGACCCGGGAGTCGTGCTCGGGCAGGTGGGTCTGTCCGCGCTCGACCTGCTCCGCGACCCCGCGTCCGCCAGGATCAAGCTCTGCCCTGGCTTCGGCCGCGGCGGAACGTCGTGCGGCTGGCTGTTCCTGGACACGACGAAGAACAGGTCCCGACGGTGGTGCAGCATGTCCGACTGCGGCAACGTCAGCAAGAGCCAGCGGCAATCCAGGCGTCGACAGGACCAGCGCGCCTCACGCTGA